One genomic region from Streptomyces sp. NBC_00582 encodes:
- a CDS encoding class I adenylate-forming enzyme family protein, with product MTRAFGAHLTAAATEAADRTALVFEDRRWTYAELERAVLSTVARLHRHGVRTGDRVVMQGAARPEALITLFAVTRMGAVLVPLHPQVTGAELTVVCEETRPVAVVADERFPPGGAPRLTWEELHPAGEGALPDDEPSVEAPVGSDVAVVAFTSGTSGRPKGVALTHDNLHWSLVNGLARLPFQERDTALVSTPLAHVAVLGGLPQYTWARRGTVVLAPRFDPDLFVDLVRDHRVTCAFAVPAMSALLARHPRFTGGDLDTLRWILSGGSPAQAATRERFRARGIGVVNSYGLTETAAGVTYSAPDEPAGSTGSPVPHVEVTVVDPAGTPAPAGTAGEIWLRGPSVAASYWTAAGPVPVADGAGWFRSGDRGLFDAEGRLSVVGRLKDTIITGGENVDPAEVENALADLPGVVEVAVSGAPDPVYGEVVTAFLVVGTAASGDSPSLEDVRGHLDGRLARHKWPRRVRLVPALPRGATGKLQRARLTTLLDD from the coding sequence ATGACCCGCGCGTTCGGTGCCCATCTCACCGCCGCGGCGACCGAGGCCGCCGACCGGACCGCCCTCGTCTTCGAGGACCGCCGCTGGACGTACGCCGAACTCGAGCGCGCGGTCCTGTCGACGGTCGCCCGTCTCCACCGGCACGGGGTCCGCACGGGCGACCGGGTGGTGATGCAGGGGGCGGCCCGGCCCGAGGCCCTGATCACGCTGTTCGCGGTGACCCGGATGGGGGCGGTGCTCGTACCGCTGCATCCGCAGGTGACCGGCGCCGAGCTGACGGTGGTGTGCGAGGAGACCCGTCCGGTCGCGGTGGTGGCCGACGAGCGCTTCCCACCGGGCGGGGCGCCGAGGCTGACCTGGGAGGAACTCCACCCGGCCGGGGAGGGCGCTCTCCCGGACGACGAGCCCTCCGTCGAGGCGCCCGTCGGGTCCGATGTCGCGGTCGTCGCGTTCACCTCCGGCACCTCCGGGCGGCCCAAGGGCGTCGCGCTGACCCACGACAACCTCCACTGGAGCCTGGTCAACGGCCTGGCCCGGCTGCCCTTCCAGGAGCGCGACACCGCGCTCGTCTCCACTCCGCTGGCCCATGTCGCCGTGCTCGGCGGGCTCCCGCAGTACACCTGGGCGCGGCGCGGCACGGTGGTCCTGGCCCCCCGCTTCGACCCGGACCTCTTCGTCGACCTGGTCCGCGACCACCGGGTGACCTGCGCCTTCGCGGTGCCCGCCATGTCCGCCCTGCTGGCCCGGCACCCCCGGTTCACCGGCGGCGACCTGGACACCCTGCGCTGGATCCTGTCCGGCGGGTCCCCGGCCCAGGCCGCCACCCGCGAGCGGTTCCGGGCCCGCGGGATCGGCGTGGTCAACTCCTACGGTCTGACGGAGACCGCGGCCGGGGTGACGTACTCGGCGCCGGACGAGCCGGCCGGGTCCACCGGCTCACCGGTCCCGCACGTCGAGGTGACGGTCGTGGACCCGGCCGGGACGCCCGCCCCGGCGGGCACGGCCGGCGAGATCTGGCTGCGCGGGCCCTCGGTGGCCGCCTCCTACTGGACGGCGGCGGGGCCGGTGCCGGTGGCCGACGGCGCGGGCTGGTTCCGGTCCGGCGACCGGGGCCTGTTCGACGCCGAGGGACGGCTGTCGGTCGTGGGACGGCTGAAGGACACCATCATCACCGGCGGGGAGAACGTCGACCCCGCCGAGGTCGAGAACGCGCTCGCGGATCTCCCGGGGGTCGTCGAGGTCGCGGTGTCGGGGGCACCGGACCCGGTCTACGGCGAGGTCGTGACCGCCTTCCTCGTCGTCGGCACCGCCGCCTCCGGCGACTCCCCGTCGCTGGAGGACGTCCGGGGTCATCTCGACGGCCGACTGGCCCGGCACAAGTGGCCGCGCCGGGTGCGCCTCGTGCCCGCCCTGCCGCGCGGGGCCACCGGAAAGCTGCAGCGGGCCCGTCTGACGACCCTGCTGGACGACTGA
- a CDS encoding NAD(P)/FAD-dependent oxidoreductase: MSAGVVIVGGGQAGFGVASTLRACGYDGPVTVFGSEPHLPYQRPPLSKKAHTGPDDLQVSLVPETFYRERDIDLRLDEEVVSLDRAARTVTARSGARVPYTHLVLATGARNRPLTVPGADLDGVHAVRSLDDALAVGRALATAGDVVVVGGGFIGLELARVALAGGARVTVVELADRLLGRALSPALEPRLRERHERFGVRFLTGTAVRALEGPGRVERVVTSAGVLPADLVVYGIGAAPREELARDAGLAVADGVLVDELLRSVSDPWISAVGDCARGPHPHAAGPVRLESVQNATDQGALVGRRIAGREPEPYASLPWFWSDQGDVKLQIAGLRAPSDEVRLTAGDSPERLAAYAFRDGLLVAVETLNWPAEHLAARRLLAHGTPVTAADLAGTTLGALARARRATEVRT, encoded by the coding sequence GTGAGCGCGGGCGTGGTGATCGTGGGCGGCGGGCAGGCCGGCTTCGGCGTCGCCTCCACCCTGCGCGCCTGCGGCTACGACGGCCCGGTCACCGTGTTCGGGTCCGAACCCCATCTGCCGTACCAGCGGCCGCCGTTGTCGAAGAAGGCACACACCGGTCCGGACGACCTCCAGGTCTCCCTGGTGCCGGAGACCTTCTACCGCGAGCGGGACATCGACCTGCGGCTCGACGAGGAGGTCGTCTCCCTCGACCGGGCCGCCCGTACGGTCACCGCCCGCTCCGGCGCGCGGGTCCCGTACACCCACCTGGTCCTCGCGACCGGTGCCCGCAACCGCCCGCTGACCGTTCCGGGCGCCGATCTCGACGGTGTGCACGCCGTGCGCTCCCTGGACGACGCCCTGGCCGTCGGCCGGGCGCTGGCGACGGCCGGGGACGTGGTGGTCGTCGGCGGCGGCTTCATCGGTCTCGAACTGGCCCGGGTGGCCCTGGCCGGCGGGGCCCGGGTGACCGTCGTGGAACTCGCCGACCGGCTCCTCGGCCGCGCGCTCTCCCCCGCGCTGGAGCCCCGGCTGCGCGAGCGTCACGAACGCTTTGGCGTCCGTTTCCTCACCGGCACCGCGGTACGGGCCCTGGAGGGCCCCGGCCGTGTCGAGCGGGTCGTCACCTCCGCGGGCGTCCTGCCCGCCGACCTCGTCGTCTACGGCATCGGCGCCGCCCCGCGCGAGGAACTGGCCCGCGACGCCGGGCTCGCCGTGGCCGACGGGGTGCTGGTCGACGAGCTGCTGCGCTCGGTGTCCGACCCGTGGATCTCCGCCGTCGGCGACTGCGCCCGCGGCCCCCATCCGCACGCGGCCGGACCGGTGCGCCTGGAGTCGGTGCAGAACGCCACCGACCAGGGGGCGCTGGTCGGCCGCCGGATCGCCGGGCGGGAGCCGGAGCCGTATGCGAGTCTGCCGTGGTTCTGGAGCGACCAGGGGGACGTCAAACTGCAGATCGCCGGGTTGCGGGCGCCCTCCGACGAGGTGCGCCTGACGGCCGGGGACTCGCCCGAACGGCTCGCCGCGTACGCCTTCCGGGACGGGCTGCTGGTGGCGGTGGAGACCCTGAACTGGCCCGCCGAGCATCTCGCGGCACGCCGGCTCCTCGCACACGGGACACCGGTGACCGCCGCCGATCTCGCGGGGACGACCCTCGGCGCGCTCGCCCGTGCCAGACGCGCGACGGAGGTGCGGACATGA
- a CDS encoding MarR family winged helix-turn-helix transcriptional regulator — MTDTVGEPDTAGASRTREFSELLRHHHRELGTTEPRDLDAIEMVTDLTRLEARLTKDFEKHVHRPLGLTWAGFRILNALWVYGPLAQQDIGRVSGSTRASISSALATLESRGLVARERVETDRRQLTVELTAEGRETLRRAIEAQTRRERAWTAVLRDDQLSELVHLLRTLVNQETPADDA; from the coding sequence GTGACGGACACCGTGGGCGAGCCGGACACCGCCGGCGCCAGCCGGACCCGGGAGTTCTCGGAGCTCCTGCGCCACCACCATCGCGAGCTGGGCACGACCGAGCCCCGGGACCTCGACGCGATCGAGATGGTCACCGACCTCACCCGGCTCGAGGCCCGGCTGACCAAGGACTTCGAGAAGCACGTCCACCGGCCGCTCGGCCTGACCTGGGCGGGCTTCCGGATCCTGAACGCCCTGTGGGTCTACGGCCCGCTCGCCCAGCAGGACATCGGGCGGGTCTCCGGCTCCACCCGGGCCTCCATCTCCAGCGCGCTGGCCACGCTGGAGAGCCGTGGCCTGGTGGCCAGGGAACGGGTGGAGACCGACCGCCGGCAGCTCACTGTCGAGCTGACCGCCGAGGGCCGCGAGACGCTGCGCCGGGCCATCGAGGCCCAGACGCGGCGCGAGCGGGCCTGGACCGCCGTCCTGCGCGACGACCAGCTCAGTGAGCTGGTGCATCTGCTGCGTACGCTGGTCAACCAGGAGACCCCGGCCGACGACGCCTGA
- a CDS encoding 2Fe-2S iron-sulfur cluster-binding protein: protein MPTVIFRSPDGTAHQVTAASGTVLMQAALAHGVPGIVAECGGNASCATCHVYIDPAQTGPVGPPNDVEDEMLDFTAAERRPTSRLSCQIRLSDTLDGLVVHLPEEQV from the coding sequence ATGCCCACCGTCATCTTCCGGTCGCCCGACGGGACCGCGCACCAGGTCACCGCCGCGTCGGGGACCGTGCTCATGCAGGCGGCCCTCGCCCACGGCGTACCCGGCATCGTGGCCGAGTGCGGCGGCAACGCCTCCTGCGCCACCTGCCACGTCTACATCGACCCGGCGCAGACCGGGCCGGTCGGCCCGCCGAACGACGTCGAGGACGAGATGCTGGACTTCACCGCCGCCGAACGCCGACCCACCAGCCGTCTGAGCTGCCAGATCCGGCTCTCCGACACCCTGGACGGACTGGTCGTCCACCTCCCCGAGGAGCAGGTGTGA
- a CDS encoding acyl-CoA dehydrogenase family protein, translating to MHTAHAGRPADPLDLLELDSLLGPDERAVRDTVRTFCERRVDPYIAEWFEQGGIEDIRGLTKELGELGLLGMHLEGYGCAGMSAVDYGLACLELEATDSGLRSLVSVQGSLAMYALHAFGSEEHKREWLPRMAAGTAIGCFGLTEPDSGSDPGSMRTAARRDGDDWILDGRKMWITNGSVADVAVVWAKTDDGIRGFVVPTDTPGFSASAIKHKMSLRASVTSELVLDRVRLPGSAVLPGVRGLRGPLSCLSEARYGIAWGAMGAARSAFRAALAYAGDRVQFDRPISSFQLTQAKLTDMSLELNKGVLLALHLGRTKDDRGLRPEQVSYGKLNNTRAALEICRTARTILGANGISLEYPVIRHANNLESILTYEGTVEMHTLVIGQALTGQAAFR from the coding sequence ATGCACACAGCGCACGCCGGCCGCCCGGCCGATCCCCTCGACCTCCTGGAACTCGACAGTCTGCTCGGCCCGGACGAGCGCGCGGTGCGCGACACCGTGCGCACCTTCTGCGAGCGGCGCGTCGATCCGTACATCGCCGAGTGGTTCGAGCAGGGCGGGATCGAGGACATCCGGGGCCTGACCAAGGAACTCGGCGAACTCGGCCTGCTGGGCATGCACCTGGAGGGCTACGGCTGCGCCGGCATGAGCGCGGTCGACTACGGTCTGGCCTGTCTGGAGCTGGAGGCGACCGATTCCGGTCTGCGGTCCCTGGTGTCCGTGCAGGGCTCTTTGGCCATGTACGCGCTGCACGCGTTCGGCTCCGAGGAGCACAAGCGCGAGTGGCTGCCGAGGATGGCGGCGGGCACGGCGATCGGCTGCTTCGGTCTGACCGAGCCCGACTCCGGCTCCGACCCGGGCAGCATGCGCACCGCCGCCCGCAGGGACGGCGACGACTGGATCCTCGACGGCCGCAAGATGTGGATCACCAACGGTTCGGTCGCCGATGTCGCCGTGGTCTGGGCGAAAACCGACGACGGCATCCGCGGGTTCGTCGTCCCCACCGACACGCCCGGCTTCTCGGCGTCCGCGATCAAGCACAAGATGTCCCTGCGGGCCTCGGTGACCAGCGAACTGGTCCTGGACCGCGTACGGCTGCCGGGCAGCGCCGTGCTGCCCGGCGTCCGGGGACTGCGCGGCCCCCTGTCCTGTCTGAGCGAGGCCCGCTACGGCATCGCCTGGGGCGCGATGGGCGCCGCCCGCTCCGCCTTCCGGGCGGCGCTGGCCTACGCGGGCGACCGGGTCCAGTTCGACCGTCCGATCAGCTCCTTCCAGCTCACCCAGGCCAAACTGACCGACATGTCCCTGGAGCTGAACAAGGGCGTCCTGCTGGCCCTGCACCTCGGCCGCACCAAGGACGACCGGGGCCTGCGCCCCGAACAGGTCAGCTACGGCAAACTCAACAACACCCGGGCGGCACTGGAGATCTGCCGCACCGCGCGCACGATCCTGGGCGCCAACGGCATCTCCCTCGAATACCCGGTCATCCGGCACGCCAACAACCTGGAGTCGATCCTCACCTACGAGGGCACGGTCGAGATGCACACCCTGGTGATCGGGCAGGCACTGACGGGCCAGGCGGCGTTCCGGTGA
- a CDS encoding carboxymuconolactone decarboxylase family protein: MSQEVPEKARLQPVDESELHERTLASLAPYRDEDGRIYTIWATLAHHEDALRRFLVFGNHVLGKNTLPLTSRELMILRIAARAQAAYEWDQHVRIARRAGLADGTILAAATGAWDGLDERDRVLLAATDALVETQNVDDDLWERLSVHLSTEQVIDVLYTVGQYLTIATVINTLGVRVEGDLALPLPLPTDSKEVPA, translated from the coding sequence ATGTCGCAGGAAGTGCCCGAGAAGGCCCGGCTGCAGCCCGTCGACGAGAGCGAGCTGCACGAGAGGACACTGGCGTCGCTGGCGCCGTACCGCGACGAGGACGGCCGGATCTACACGATCTGGGCGACCCTCGCGCACCACGAGGACGCGCTGCGCCGCTTCCTCGTCTTCGGCAACCACGTGCTGGGGAAGAACACCCTGCCGCTGACGTCCCGCGAGCTGATGATCCTGCGGATCGCCGCCCGGGCGCAGGCGGCGTACGAGTGGGACCAGCACGTGCGGATCGCCCGCCGCGCGGGGCTCGCCGACGGAACGATCCTGGCCGCCGCGACCGGTGCCTGGGACGGCCTCGACGAGCGGGACCGGGTGCTGCTGGCCGCCACCGACGCGCTCGTGGAGACGCAGAACGTCGACGACGACCTGTGGGAGCGGCTGTCGGTCCACCTGAGTACCGAGCAGGTCATCGACGTCCTCTACACCGTCGGCCAGTACCTGACCATCGCGACCGTGATCAACACGCTCGGGGTCCGGGTGGAAGGCGATCTCGCGCTGCCCCTCCCCCTGCCCACCGACTCGAAGGAAGTGCCCGCATGA
- a CDS encoding alcohol dehydrogenase catalytic domain-containing protein produces the protein MSATMRAARMHNVGEPMKIEELPVPEPGRGDVRVAVHAVNIVPNLANILNMWTTWFPHSPLPTLPAIFGLDPAGVIEEIGEGVEGFEVGDRVYVNPGRSCGSCRSCRGGDSINCASYAFAGYFGFSPTALHLLDRYQGGLAEYMVAPAYSLVKLPDNLSFEAAARFGYIGTMYSALRKAEAGPGKTILINGISGTLGIAAALLAPAMGLTHVYGTGRDKALLARVGELAGGRLRLHSLDDGPLDDWVRAETGGHGADIYVDALGPGAPHETFRAGMRAMARGGIAVNIGAVAGDLPVDIHRMMDQQLRLIGSAWFTSAEGQTMADMAGAGLLDLSPLEHHVYPLDQVNEAIGGIAVRNGGFSNFIIDPRA, from the coding sequence ATGAGTGCGACCATGCGAGCCGCGCGGATGCACAACGTCGGCGAGCCGATGAAGATCGAGGAACTGCCCGTTCCCGAGCCCGGCCGCGGCGATGTCCGGGTGGCCGTGCACGCCGTCAACATCGTGCCCAATCTCGCCAACATCCTGAACATGTGGACCACGTGGTTCCCGCACAGCCCGCTGCCCACCCTGCCGGCGATCTTCGGTCTCGACCCGGCGGGGGTGATCGAGGAGATCGGCGAGGGAGTCGAGGGCTTCGAGGTCGGCGACCGGGTCTACGTCAACCCGGGCCGCTCCTGCGGCTCCTGCCGCTCCTGCCGGGGCGGCGACTCGATCAACTGCGCCAGCTACGCCTTCGCCGGCTACTTCGGCTTCTCCCCCACCGCCCTCCACCTCCTCGACCGCTACCAGGGCGGCCTGGCCGAGTACATGGTGGCCCCGGCGTACAGCCTGGTGAAGCTGCCCGACAACCTCTCCTTCGAGGCGGCCGCCCGCTTCGGCTACATCGGCACCATGTACTCGGCGCTGCGCAAGGCCGAGGCCGGCCCCGGAAAGACGATCCTGATCAACGGGATCAGCGGCACCCTGGGCATCGCCGCCGCGCTCCTCGCGCCCGCCATGGGCCTGACCCATGTGTACGGCACCGGCCGGGACAAGGCCCTGCTCGCCCGGGTCGGCGAACTGGCCGGCGGCCGGCTGCGCCTGCACTCCCTGGACGACGGCCCGCTCGACGACTGGGTCCGCGCGGAGACCGGCGGCCACGGCGCCGACATCTACGTCGACGCCCTCGGCCCGGGCGCCCCGCACGAGACGTTCCGGGCGGGCATGCGGGCGATGGCCCGCGGCGGCATCGCCGTCAACATCGGCGCCGTCGCCGGTGATCTGCCGGTCGACATCCACCGGATGATGGACCAGCAGCTGCGGCTGATCGGCTCGGCGTGGTTCACCTCCGCCGAGGGCCAGACCATGGCCGACATGGCCGGGGCGGGCCTGCTGGACCTGAGCCCGCTGGAGCACCACGTGTACCCGCTGGACCAGGTCAACGAGGCCATCGGCGGTATCGCCGTGCGCAACGGCGGCTTCAGCAACTTCATCATCGACCCGCGGGCCTGA
- a CDS encoding cytochrome P450: MNTPTTAAPGAPVVELDLDELRRDPYPAYAELRRTAPLAWVPSVGRHLLTRYDDIVHAEKLPEVFSSREEGSLLLRTVGPNMLREDDPDHRRLRSAAEPPTRPRQVRDRWADAFEKTAHDLLDRIAGRGEADLIADFAEPLVAANLALVLGLRGASAEDVSDWSRAMMAANGNYADDPGIWLRAERATRAIEDAVAEAVTAARSEPDGSVISSMVHADPPVELSEIQNNVKVIIGGGVNEPRDVFGVGAWALLNRPEVLDRVLAEPASWKRVFEETARWVSPIGMYPRQLTREYEIAGVTLPAGSRVALVIASGNRDESVFERAEEFDVDRPHRPHLAFGGGPHFCMGAWVARHEVSALAWPLVFSRLRGLRLAEGTPASDDGPAAGRLDGWVFRGLTSLNVTWQAA, from the coding sequence GTGAACACGCCGACGACCGCCGCCCCCGGCGCCCCGGTCGTCGAGCTCGACCTCGACGAGCTGCGCCGCGACCCCTACCCCGCCTACGCCGAGCTGCGCCGCACCGCGCCGCTCGCCTGGGTCCCCTCGGTCGGCCGGCATCTGCTCACCCGCTACGACGACATCGTCCACGCGGAGAAGCTGCCCGAGGTGTTCTCCTCCCGCGAGGAGGGCTCGCTGCTGCTGCGCACGGTCGGCCCGAACATGCTCCGCGAGGACGACCCGGACCACCGACGGCTGCGGTCCGCCGCCGAGCCGCCGACCCGCCCCCGCCAGGTCCGCGACCGGTGGGCCGACGCCTTCGAGAAGACCGCGCACGACCTGCTCGACCGGATCGCCGGCCGCGGCGAGGCCGATCTGATCGCCGACTTCGCCGAACCCCTCGTCGCCGCCAACCTGGCCCTCGTCCTGGGCCTGCGCGGCGCGAGCGCCGAGGACGTCTCCGACTGGTCGCGGGCGATGATGGCCGCCAACGGCAACTACGCCGACGACCCCGGCATCTGGCTGCGCGCCGAGCGGGCCACCCGCGCGATCGAGGACGCGGTCGCCGAGGCCGTCACGGCGGCCCGCAGCGAGCCCGACGGCTCGGTGATCTCCTCCATGGTCCACGCGGACCCTCCGGTGGAGCTCTCCGAGATCCAGAACAACGTGAAGGTGATCATCGGCGGCGGTGTCAACGAACCCCGGGACGTCTTCGGGGTCGGCGCCTGGGCGCTGCTGAACCGCCCCGAGGTGCTCGACCGGGTGCTCGCCGAACCGGCGTCGTGGAAGCGGGTCTTCGAGGAGACCGCCCGCTGGGTCTCGCCGATCGGCATGTACCCGCGCCAGCTCACCCGGGAGTACGAGATCGCCGGGGTGACCCTCCCGGCCGGCAGCCGTGTCGCCCTGGTCATCGCCTCGGGGAACCGGGACGAGTCGGTGTTCGAGCGGGCCGAGGAGTTCGACGTCGACCGGCCGCACCGCCCGCATCTCGCCTTCGGCGGCGGTCCGCACTTCTGCATGGGCGCGTGGGTCGCGCGCCACGAGGTCAGCGCCCTCGCCTGGCCCCTGGTCTTCAGCCGTCTGCGGGGACTGCGCCTCGCCGAGGGCACCCCGGCATCCGACGACGGCCCCGCCGCGGGCCGCCTGGACGGCTGGGTGTTCCGCGGGCTGACCTCGCTGAACGTCACCTGGCAAGCAGCCTGA
- a CDS encoding VOC family protein produces the protein MTIQSLGYVGIGAPDPTAWAEYARTVIGLAVEPVGAGEPGQSATHRLRMDQHPFRMWLTEAETGGVTVIGWEVRGPAAIDEATVRLKEAGVEVSVGTDEECRDRQVARMVHFTGPLGIRTELFCGRRLAPTPFVSPLGVDFVTGDQGLGHVVLKTPHVQEAVDFYCDVLGFRLSDTADYPWGTFYFLGCNPRHHSIAFIRSYKNEGTHHILCEVSGPEEVGRALDRTREHDVKLMATLGKHANDGMFSFYMTSPAGFGIEIGAGGVQVDESTWVSRVYTADIWGHHPVP, from the coding sequence ATGACGATCCAGAGCCTGGGGTACGTGGGCATCGGTGCCCCCGACCCGACAGCATGGGCGGAGTACGCCCGCACAGTGATAGGCCTCGCGGTCGAGCCGGTGGGGGCCGGGGAGCCGGGCCAGTCCGCGACCCACCGGCTGCGGATGGACCAGCACCCCTTCCGCATGTGGCTGACCGAGGCGGAGACCGGCGGGGTGACGGTCATCGGCTGGGAGGTCCGCGGTCCGGCCGCCATCGACGAGGCGACCGTGCGGCTCAAGGAGGCCGGCGTCGAGGTGTCCGTCGGCACCGACGAGGAGTGCCGGGACCGGCAGGTCGCCCGGATGGTGCACTTCACCGGCCCGCTCGGCATCCGCACGGAACTCTTCTGCGGGCGCCGCCTGGCCCCCACCCCGTTCGTCTCACCGCTCGGCGTCGACTTCGTCACCGGCGACCAGGGACTCGGGCACGTGGTGCTGAAGACACCGCACGTCCAGGAGGCGGTGGACTTCTACTGCGACGTCCTGGGCTTCCGGCTCAGCGACACCGCCGACTACCCCTGGGGCACCTTCTACTTCCTCGGCTGCAACCCGAGGCACCACAGCATCGCCTTCATCCGGTCGTACAAGAACGAGGGCACCCACCACATCCTGTGCGAGGTGTCCGGCCCGGAGGAGGTCGGCCGCGCCCTCGACCGCACCCGCGAGCACGACGTGAAGCTCATGGCCACGCTCGGCAAGCACGCCAACGACGGGATGTTCTCCTTCTACATGACCTCCCCGGCCGGCTTCGGCATCGAGATCGGCGCGGGCGGGGTGCAGGTCGACGAGAGCACCTGGGTCAGCCGTGTCTACACCGCCGACATCTGGGGCCACCACCCCGTGCCGTGA
- a CDS encoding cupin domain-containing protein: MVRRVVTGVSPSGKPVIVSDGEPPRTRRYTHTPGFARSLVWNTSAPAVPSEDPTADLVSFVPAPGETIALTVTFPPASVYADPAWDPAAAGAEQLEATPGLTELFEPDNPGMHTTPTVDYGVVLSGEIVLDLDGGETAVLRPGDLVVQNATRHAWRNTTSEPATMFFVLMGAGGTA, encoded by the coding sequence ATGGTCCGTCGTGTCGTCACCGGTGTCAGCCCCAGCGGCAAGCCCGTGATCGTCAGTGACGGCGAGCCGCCGCGCACCCGTCGGTACACCCACACCCCCGGCTTCGCCCGCTCCCTGGTGTGGAACACCTCGGCGCCCGCCGTCCCCTCCGAGGACCCGACGGCGGACCTCGTGTCCTTCGTCCCGGCCCCCGGCGAGACCATCGCGCTCACCGTCACCTTCCCGCCGGCCAGTGTCTACGCCGACCCGGCCTGGGACCCCGCGGCGGCCGGCGCCGAGCAGCTCGAGGCCACCCCCGGCCTCACCGAACTCTTCGAGCCCGACAACCCGGGCATGCACACCACCCCCACGGTCGACTACGGAGTCGTCCTCAGCGGCGAGATCGTCCTGGACCTCGACGGCGGGGAGACCGCGGTCCTGCGGCCCGGTGACCTCGTCGTGCAGAACGCCACCCGGCACGCCTGGCGCAACACCACCAGCGAGCCCGCCACGATGTTCTTCGTGCTGATGGGCGCGGGCGGCACCGCGTGA
- a CDS encoding fumarylacetoacetate hydrolase family protein produces MKLAHLAGRPVVVRDDLALDIADASKGAIEPRLEVLSDLALHDELRALAERADDTDWKPFDRHDLGRVAKPYKAIGVALNYRAHAEESNLPVPDEPSVFAKFASSVVGPYDAIVVEPQYDKVDYEAELVVVMGRAGKNIPEAGAWSYVAGVTAGQDVSDRKEQWRKPINQFTLPKSYDTFSPIGPYLVTLDEFADPDDIEVAGWVDDLEVQRGRTSDLIFSVPELIAWLSKRVTFEPGDLIFTGTPAGCGVRRTPRLYLTEGKVLRTEVTGVGTMINPVVAG; encoded by the coding sequence ATGAAGCTCGCCCACCTCGCCGGCCGCCCGGTCGTCGTCCGCGACGACCTCGCCCTCGACATCGCGGACGCGAGCAAGGGAGCGATCGAGCCGCGTCTGGAGGTCCTGTCGGACCTGGCCCTGCACGACGAGTTGCGCGCACTCGCCGAGCGCGCCGACGACACGGACTGGAAGCCGTTCGACCGGCACGACCTGGGCCGGGTCGCCAAGCCGTACAAGGCGATCGGGGTCGCCCTGAACTACCGGGCGCACGCCGAGGAGTCGAATCTGCCGGTCCCGGACGAGCCCTCGGTCTTCGCGAAGTTCGCCTCGTCCGTCGTCGGCCCGTACGACGCGATCGTGGTCGAGCCGCAGTACGACAAGGTCGACTACGAGGCCGAACTGGTCGTCGTCATGGGCAGGGCCGGCAAGAACATCCCCGAGGCCGGGGCATGGTCGTACGTCGCCGGTGTCACCGCGGGCCAGGACGTCTCCGACCGCAAGGAGCAGTGGCGCAAGCCGATCAACCAGTTCACGCTGCCGAAGTCGTACGACACCTTCAGCCCGATCGGGCCGTACCTGGTGACGCTCGACGAGTTCGCCGACCCCGACGACATCGAGGTGGCGGGCTGGGTCGACGATCTGGAGGTGCAGCGGGGCCGGACCTCGGACCTGATCTTCAGCGTGCCCGAGCTGATCGCCTGGCTGTCGAAGCGGGTGACGTTCGAGCCCGGCGACCTGATCTTCACGGGCACCCCGGCCGGCTGCGGCGTCCGCCGCACTCCTCGTCTCTACCTCACCGAGGGTAAGGTCCTGCGGACCGAGGTCACCGGCGTCGGCACCATGATCAACCCGGTCGTCGCCGGTTGA